One region of Vallitalea okinawensis genomic DNA includes:
- a CDS encoding MerR family transcriptional regulator gives MFKIGEFSNFTKVSTRMLRYYDQVGLFKPIKIDNFSGYRYYSASQMTELAKIITLRDAGFNIAEISRLIKMENEQDVLDELKRKQLEIQENINNEKMKMWNIDKIISNFGKEMLIMNYEVILKEIPACKVVSTRSQVKDYSKEIDLWAALGEFAQNNLLQPDGAPFAIYHDDEYKEKNVDIEVAMPVAGLQENKGNFVFREVPSVSCMATVLYKGRYENIDGAFHFLANWIEENGYKPCGKVRQVSIKGEWNEPNPDNYLVEIQMPVQK, from the coding sequence TTGTTTAAAATAGGAGAATTCTCGAACTTTACGAAAGTATCTACTAGAATGCTAAGGTATTATGATCAAGTAGGCTTATTTAAGCCTATAAAAATTGATAATTTTTCAGGATATCGCTACTATTCTGCGAGTCAGATGACAGAACTTGCGAAAATTATAACATTAAGAGACGCAGGATTTAATATTGCAGAAATATCTAGATTAATAAAAATGGAAAATGAACAAGATGTTCTAGATGAACTAAAAAGAAAGCAATTGGAAATCCAAGAAAACATCAATAATGAAAAAATGAAAATGTGGAATATCGATAAGATTATATCCAATTTTGGTAAGGAGATGTTAATAATGAATTATGAGGTTATATTAAAAGAAATCCCTGCTTGTAAAGTCGTTTCAACAAGAAGTCAAGTTAAGGATTATAGCAAAGAAATTGATCTATGGGCAGCATTAGGTGAGTTTGCACAAAATAACCTATTACAGCCTGATGGGGCACCATTCGCAATTTATCACGATGACGAATACAAAGAGAAGAATGTAGATATCGAAGTTGCAATGCCGGTTGCAGGGTTACAAGAAAACAAAGGTAACTTTGTTTTTAGAGAGGTACCATCAGTATCATGTATGGCAACTGTATTGTATAAAGGACGTTATGAAAATATTGATGGTGCTTTTCATTTCTTAGCCAACTGGATTGAAGAGAATGGGTATAAGCCTTGTGGAAAAGTACGTCAAGTATCTATTAAAGGCGAATGGAATGAACCTAATCCAGATAACTATCTTGTGGAGATACAGATGCCTGTACAAAAGTAA